The DNA segment TCCCATGTTATTGTATCTAAAGTCTACTTTACAAACTGATAATAATGAATGACGCCATAATAAACTTCCCGCGAGCTTACGTTCTGGGTATTAGCCTAGTTCAAGCATAGCTTGTCCGCCGTCTTGATTGCCCTGTAGCTTGATGTATCGGCGAATGATCTCTTCATTTATCCCAACAGTAGAAACAAAATAACCTTCCGACCAAATTCCATCCGTGCCCCAA comes from the Verrucomicrobiota bacterium genome and includes:
- a CDS encoding IS200/IS605 family transposase, translated to WGTDGIWSEGYFVSTVGINEEIIRRYIKLQGNQDGGQAMLELG